A region from the Panthera uncia isolate 11264 chromosome D3 unlocalized genomic scaffold, Puncia_PCG_1.0 HiC_scaffold_8, whole genome shotgun sequence genome encodes:
- the GP1BB gene encoding platelet glycoprotein Ib beta chain, with product MGSGPRRALSLLLLLLAPPSRPVAGCPAPCGCAGTRVDCGRRGLTWASLPAAFPPDTTELVLTGNNLTALPPGLLDSLPVLRAAHLGGNPWRCDCRLVPLRAWLAGRPERAPYRDLRCAAPPALRGRLLPYLAEDELRAACAPGAFCWGALAAQLLLLGLGLLHALLLLLLCRLRRLRARARARARAAHPLSLTAPLVAETAGASEFYE from the exons ATGGGCTCTG GGCCGCGCCGGGCGCTGAgcctgctgctcctgctgctaGCGCCGCCCAGCCGCCCAGTCGCGGGCTGCCCCGCGCCGTGTGGCTGTGCGGGGACGCGCGTGGATTGTGGGCGCCGCGGGCTGACATGGGCCTCGCTGCCCGCCGCCTTCCCGCCGGACACGACTGAACTGGTGCTGACGGGCAACAATCTGACGGCGCTGCCGCCGGGGCTGCTGGACTCGCTGCCCGTGCTGCGCGCCGCGCACCTGGGCGGCAACCCCTGGCGCTGCGACTGCCGCCTGGTGCCACTGCGCGCCTGGTTGGCCGGCCGGCCCGAGCGCGCGCCCTACCGCGACCTGCGCTGTGCCGCACCCCCGGCGCTGCGCGGCCGCCTGCTGCCGTACCTGGCGGAAGACGAGCTGCGCGCCGCCTGTGCGCCGGGCGCGTTCTGCTGGGGGGCGCTGGCAGCGCAGCTCCTGCTGCTCGGCCTCGGGCTCCTGCAcgcgctgctgctgctgctgctgtgtcgCCTGCGCCGGCTGcgcgcccgcgcccgcgcccgcgcccgcgccGCGCACCCGTTGTCGCTGACCGCCCCGCTGGTGGCGGAGACGGCCGGAGCCAGCGAGTTCTACGAGTAG